A section of the Streptomyces sp. CG1 genome encodes:
- a CDS encoding LysE family translocator encodes MLTFAAACLVLIMIPGPDQALMTRNALAGGRRAGLLTMLGGVLGLSVHVSAAALGISALLLASTAAFTVLKVVGAAYLVWMGIATLHGSRRTLREGTGDDDTTDGRAAGAGAGGRMLRQGFLSNALNPKVALFFVTFLPQFLPSRGSVLPRALLLSLVFAVLYLLWFSLYVSSVDRLGRVLRRPRVRARIEQVTGVLLIGFAARLAFESP; translated from the coding sequence GTGCTGACCTTCGCCGCAGCCTGCCTCGTCCTCATCATGATCCCGGGCCCCGACCAGGCCCTGATGACCCGGAACGCGCTGGCCGGCGGCCGCAGGGCCGGGCTGCTGACCATGCTCGGCGGAGTGCTCGGCCTGAGCGTCCACGTCTCCGCGGCCGCGCTCGGCATCTCGGCCCTGCTGCTGGCCTCCACCGCCGCCTTCACCGTACTGAAGGTGGTGGGAGCGGCCTACCTGGTGTGGATGGGCATCGCGACCCTGCACGGCTCCCGTCGCACCCTGCGGGAGGGCACGGGGGACGACGACACCACGGACGGCAGGGCAGCCGGTGCGGGCGCCGGTGGCCGGATGCTGCGCCAGGGGTTCCTGTCCAACGCGCTCAACCCGAAAGTGGCTCTGTTCTTCGTCACTTTCCTGCCGCAGTTCCTGCCGTCCCGGGGCAGCGTGCTGCCCCGGGCTCTGCTGCTGTCACTGGTGTTCGCGGTCCTGTACCTGCTGTGGTTCAGCCTGTACGTGTCCAGCGTGGACCGGCTCGGCAGGGTGCTGCGCCGGCCTCGGGTGCGGGCGCGCATCGAGCAGGTCACGGGAGTGCTGCTGATCGGGTTCGCGGCCCGGCTGGCCTTCGAGTCACCCTGA